The Elaeis guineensis isolate ETL-2024a chromosome 13, EG11, whole genome shotgun sequence genome includes a region encoding these proteins:
- the LOC105056601 gene encoding extracellular ribonuclease LE has product MKCPLPLLILLLLHLLAAVSTAQDFDFFYFVQQWPGSYCDTKRSCCYPKTGKPAADFGIHGLWPNNNDGSYPSNCDPDSPYDQSKIRDLIPTMQAKWPTLACPSGDGSAFWKHEWEKHGTCSESILNQHSYFNTTLNLKKQVDLLGILRGAGIEPDGGFYSVDSITGAIRDATGFTPGIECNVDESSNSQLYQIYICVDTNAGDLIECPVYPRSKCSSRIEFPPF; this is encoded by the exons ATGAAGTGCCCATTACCACTCCTCATCCTTCTACTACTTCATCTCTTGGCAGCTGTTTCCACTGCTCAAGattttgatttcttctactttGTTCAACAG TGGCCGGGATCATACTGTGACACCAAAAGAAGCTGTTGCTATCCCAAAACTGGAAAGCCAGCTGCCGACTTCGGAATCCATGGCCTTTGGCCCAACAACAATGATGGCTCCTACCCATCTAACTGTGACCCCGATAGCCCGTACGATCAATCTAAG ATTAGGGACCTGATACCTACAATGCAAGCAAAATGGCCAACCCTAGCCTGCCCAAGTGGCGATGGCTCAGCGTTCTGGAAGCACGAATGGGAGAAGCACGGCACCTGCTCGGAGTCCATCCTTAATCAGCACTCATACTTCAATACGACTCTTAACCTCAAGAAGCAAGTGGACCTCCTTGGAATCTTGCGAGGAGCAGGAATTGAGCCAGATGGTGGATTCTATAGTGTGGATAGTATCACTGGTGCCATCAGGGATGCAACTGGTTTCACCCCAGGAATAGAGTGCAATGTGGATGAATCAAGCAACAGCCAATTATATCAGATTTACATATGTGTGGACACTAATGCAGGGGATCTCATTGAGTGCCCTGTGTACCCTAGGAGCAAGTGTTCTTCCCGGATTGAGTTCCCTCCATTCTGA
- the LOC105056602 gene encoding extracellular ribonuclease LE, whose translation MKCPSPLLILLLLHLSAAASTAQDFDFFYFVQQWPGSYCDTKRSCCYPKTGKPAADFGIHGLWPNNNDGSYPSNCDPDSPYDQSKIRDLMPTMQAKWPTLACPSSDGSEFWKHEWEKHGTCSESILNQHSYFQAALNLKKQVDLLQILQGAGIEPDGGSYSVDNITRAIRDATGFTPGIECNVDESSNSQLYQIYICVDTNAKDLIECPLYPRSMCSSQIEFPPF comes from the exons ATGAAGTGCCCATCACCACTCCTTATCCTTCTACTTCTGCATCTCTCTGCAGCAGCTTCCACTGCTCAAGattttgatttcttctactttGTTCAACAG TGGCCGGGATCATACTGTGACACCAAAAGAAGCTGTTGCTATCCCAAGACTGGAAAGCCAGCTGCCGACTTCGGAATCCATGGCCTTTGGCCTAACAACAATGATGGCTCTTACCCATCTAACTGTGACCCTGATAGCCCGTACGATCAATCTAAG ATTAGGGACCTGATGCCTACAATGCAAGCAAAATGGCCAACCTTGGCATGCCCAAGTAGTGATGGCTCGGAGTTCTGGAAGCACGAATGGGAGAAACATGGCACCTGCTCGGAGTCCATCCTCAATCAGCACTCGTACTTCCAAGCAGCTCTTAACCTCAAGAAGCAAGTGGACCTCCTTCAAATCTTGCAAGGTGCAGGAATTGAGCCAGATGGTGGATCCTATAGCGTGGATAACATCACTAGGGCTATCAGGGATGCAACTGGTTTCACCCCGGGAATAGAGTGCAATGTGGATGAATCAAGCAACAGccaattatatcagatctacatATGTGTGGACACTAATGCAAAGGATCTCATTGAGTGCCCTCTGTATCCTAGGAGCATGTGTTCTTCCCAGATTGAGTTCCCTCCATTCTGA